A genome region from Clostridium sp. JN-9 includes the following:
- a CDS encoding TIGR03960 family B12-binding radical SAM protein, translating into MNKISDDILYKVEKPARYIGGEFNSCIKDKNKVDIRYAFCFPDVYEVGMSHLGTRILYYTLNERKDTYCERAFAPWPDMENLMRENNIPLYALETKDSLREFDFLGFTLQYEMSYTNILNMLDMAGIPVRASERGEDYPIVVCGGPCAYNPEPLYDIADYFVIGEGEEILDELLDLYKEYKGKGKKQYLRRIASIKGVYVPSLYETTYNEDGTIKEFKPLFEDVPEKVQKRIIRNLNNAPYPDKFIVPYTEIVHDRVVLETFRGCTRGCRFCQAGMIYRPVREKTTEKLVQQTENLIRNTGYDEVSLTSLSICDYSDIQNLINTLIEKYKDEKVGISLPSLRVDSFSVDLIKEIQKVRKTGLTFAPEAGTQRMRDVINKGVTEQNLMDSSRSAFEAGWSTIKLYFMLGLPYETMEDVKGIADLAEKVVKQYYSVPKDKRQKRLTVTVSTALFVPKPFTPFQWVPQDTMENMKEKINTLRREIKSRQITYNWHESIVSYLEAIFARGDRKLCDVLIKAFENGAKFDGWSEYFNYDIWKDAFKQCGIDGDFYALRERSYDEKLPWDFIDTGVTKSFLIKENEKAKSSQVTPDCRLGCRNCGINVNLEGKCF; encoded by the coding sequence ATGAATAAAATATCTGATGATATATTATATAAAGTTGAAAAACCTGCAAGATATATAGGGGGAGAATTTAACTCCTGTATAAAAGATAAAAATAAAGTAGATATAAGATATGCATTTTGTTTTCCTGATGTTTATGAAGTGGGCATGTCTCATCTTGGAACAAGAATATTGTATTATACATTAAATGAAAGAAAAGACACCTATTGCGAAAGGGCATTTGCTCCCTGGCCTGATATGGAAAACCTAATGAGAGAAAATAATATTCCCTTATACGCATTAGAAACTAAGGATTCATTAAGAGAATTTGACTTTCTGGGATTCACGCTTCAATATGAAATGAGTTATACTAATATATTGAATATGCTTGATATGGCTGGAATTCCCGTAAGAGCATCTGAAAGAGGAGAAGACTATCCAATAGTTGTCTGCGGAGGACCATGCGCATATAATCCTGAACCATTATATGATATTGCAGATTACTTTGTAATTGGCGAAGGAGAAGAAATATTAGATGAACTTTTGGATTTATATAAAGAATATAAGGGAAAAGGGAAAAAACAATATTTGAGAAGAATTGCTTCCATAAAGGGGGTATATGTTCCTTCTCTTTATGAAACAACTTATAATGAGGATGGTACCATAAAGGAATTTAAGCCATTATTTGAAGATGTACCTGAAAAGGTTCAAAAAAGGATTATAAGAAACTTAAATAATGCACCTTATCCTGATAAGTTCATAGTGCCCTATACAGAGATAGTACATGACAGAGTGGTTCTGGAAACCTTCAGGGGATGCACAAGGGGATGCAGATTCTGCCAGGCTGGCATGATATATAGACCTGTAAGAGAAAAAACTACAGAAAAACTAGTGCAGCAGACAGAAAATTTAATTAGAAATACAGGCTATGATGAGGTTTCTTTAACATCACTCAGCATTTGTGATTATTCAGATATTCAAAATCTTATAAATACGCTTATTGAAAAATACAAGGATGAAAAGGTAGGAATTTCATTACCATCTCTTAGAGTAGATTCATTTTCTGTGGATTTAATAAAGGAAATCCAAAAGGTTAGGAAAACAGGATTAACCTTTGCACCAGAGGCTGGTACTCAAAGAATGAGAGATGTAATTAATAAGGGAGTAACTGAGCAGAATCTTATGGATTCATCCAGAAGTGCTTTTGAAGCAGGCTGGTCTACAATAAAATTATATTTTATGCTGGGACTGCCATACGAAACTATGGAAGATGTTAAGGGTATAGCTGATTTAGCTGAAAAGGTCGTTAAGCAATACTATTCTGTACCAAAAGATAAAAGACAAAAGAGATTAACTGTAACTGTAAGTACAGCATTATTTGTTCCAAAACCATTTACACCTTTTCAATGGGTACCACAGGACACCATGGAAAATATGAAAGAAAAAATAAATACATTGAGAAGGGAAATAAAGAGCAGACAGATTACTTATAACTGGCATGAATCTATTGTGAGCTATCTTGAAGCCATATTTGCAAGAGGAGACAGAAAGCTTTGTGATGTGCTTATAAAAGCTTTTGAAAATGGAGCAAAATTTGATGGATGGTCAGAGTATTTTAACTATGATATATGGAAAGATGCATTTAAGCAGTGTGGAATAGATGGCGATTTCTATGCATTAAGAGAAAGAAGCTATGATGAGAAACTGCCTTGGGATTTTATAGATACAGGGGTTACAAAGAGCTTTTTAATTAAGGAAAATGAAAAAGCCAAGAGTTCACAGGTTACACCTGACTGCAGACTTGGGTGCAGAAACTGTGGAATTAATGTTAACCTTGAAGGGAAGTGCTTCTAA
- a CDS encoding TIGR03936 family radical SAM-associated protein has protein sequence MRYVIKFSKESEIKFISHLDLMRTVQKIIKRSALPIEYSKGFNPHMSLSFAQPLAVGVYSFGEYMDINLNEELDEQYIINALNCNAPAGIKFHKAVKLVQNGGKKVSKSMAGVEGASYKIEIRYKDITELENQMKMLVKRNNWVTIKKSKSSENEVDIKPMFKELKYSISDNKLIVKALVSCGSRENLSPELIASFIKDNTTGADFDAFVDIVREETYGKLEGKYIPLHEYLKSFSS, from the coding sequence ATGCGTTATGTTATTAAATTCAGCAAAGAAAGCGAAATTAAATTTATTTCACATTTAGATTTAATGAGGACAGTACAGAAAATTATTAAAAGGTCAGCACTGCCTATTGAATACTCAAAGGGATTTAATCCCCATATGAGCCTGTCATTTGCCCAGCCATTGGCTGTAGGTGTATACTCATTTGGAGAGTACATGGATATTAATTTAAATGAGGAATTAGATGAGCAGTACATCATTAATGCATTAAACTGCAATGCTCCAGCTGGTATTAAATTTCATAAAGCAGTTAAGCTTGTGCAGAATGGTGGAAAGAAAGTTTCTAAGTCCATGGCAGGAGTTGAGGGAGCTTCCTATAAAATAGAAATAAGATATAAAGATATAACTGAACTTGAAAATCAGATGAAGATGCTTGTGAAGCGGAACAATTGGGTTACTATAAAAAAGAGTAAAAGCAGCGAAAATGAAGTAGATATAAAGCCTATGTTTAAAGAATTAAAGTATTCCATTTCTGACAATAAGCTAATAGTTAAGGCATTAGTAAGCTGTGGAAGCCGTGAAAATCTTTCTCCTGAGCTCATAGCTTCATTTATAAAGGATAATACCACAGGGGCTGATTTTGATGCATTTGTTGATATAGTAAGGGAAGAGACTTATGGTAAGCTTGAAGGGAAGTATATTCCTTTACATGAATATTTAAAATCATTTAGCAGTTAA
- a CDS encoding ribonuclease E/G, whose product MKEIFIERTSEILRIAVKENNVLMECLMEEVNDKPFPGQIYKGIVKNIVPAIKCAFIDIGYKKNAYMYMDTKMKNQALKKGQEVLVQVIKEDMENKGPKVTNWVTLPGRNIVLDLLNKGLSFSRKISNEEFKRYIRANLIIDPEIAVKIRTSAENTDISLIKREYNELYKQYININKKFMYSSNVGVVFNDGGIIGRILRDKADESTSKIYINSLDDYESVKSFVNNVTGLNIEVIHYDGERTLFHNFGIEKEILNLRNDRVYLNCGGYIVINKTEALYAIDVNSGKNIKGSNIQKTALVTNLQAAKEIARQVRLRNLSGIIIVDFIDMTMEEHKAQVMNELKNGFSSDKNKTRIYNFTELNLVQITRKMIGKSISEYIEENCSCCSGKGKKLKFSYLCLLIKNEVLSISNKYQIKDILIEVDEKYKKELQDDIPEFIKNIHALDKTIYVNFIRSPENFKVEPLLFAKQIEDASMLKIYG is encoded by the coding sequence ATGAAAGAAATTTTCATTGAAAGAACTTCAGAAATATTAAGAATTGCAGTTAAAGAAAATAATGTATTAATGGAATGTCTTATGGAAGAAGTAAATGATAAACCTTTTCCAGGACAAATTTATAAGGGAATAGTAAAAAATATAGTTCCTGCAATAAAATGTGCTTTTATTGACATTGGATATAAGAAAAATGCTTATATGTATATGGATACGAAAATGAAAAACCAAGCATTAAAAAAGGGTCAGGAAGTGCTTGTACAGGTTATCAAAGAAGATATGGAGAATAAAGGGCCCAAGGTAACTAACTGGGTAACACTTCCCGGAAGAAATATAGTACTTGATTTATTGAATAAAGGATTAAGCTTTTCCAGAAAAATATCAAATGAAGAGTTTAAAAGATATATAAGAGCAAATCTTATAATAGACCCTGAAATAGCTGTTAAAATAAGGACTTCTGCAGAAAATACAGATATTAGTCTCATTAAAAGGGAATATAATGAATTGTATAAGCAATACATTAATATTAATAAAAAATTTATGTATTCATCTAATGTAGGTGTGGTTTTTAACGATGGAGGCATTATTGGCAGGATCCTCAGGGATAAAGCTGATGAAAGCACCAGTAAAATCTACATAAACAGTTTGGATGATTATGAAAGTGTAAAAAGTTTTGTTAATAATGTTACAGGATTGAACATTGAGGTCATACACTATGATGGGGAGAGAACTCTATTCCATAATTTTGGTATAGAAAAGGAAATATTAAATTTACGAAATGACAGGGTATATTTAAATTGCGGAGGATACATTGTAATAAATAAAACTGAGGCATTGTATGCAATTGATGTTAACTCAGGGAAAAATATTAAAGGAAGCAATATACAAAAGACAGCATTGGTAACAAATCTGCAGGCGGCTAAAGAAATTGCAAGACAGGTGAGACTTAGAAATTTAAGCGGTATTATAATTGTAGATTTTATTGATATGACAATGGAAGAACACAAGGCACAAGTTATGAACGAATTAAAAAACGGGTTTAGCAGTGATAAAAATAAGACAAGAATATATAATTTTACTGAATTGAATCTGGTTCAGATTACAAGAAAAATGATTGGAAAATCAATAAGTGAATATATTGAGGAGAACTGCAGCTGCTGCAGCGGAAAAGGGAAAAAACTTAAGTTTTCATATTTATGTCTTCTGATTAAAAATGAAGTATTGAGTATAAGCAATAAATATCAAATTAAGGATATACTTATAGAAGTAGATGAAAAATATAAAAAGGAATTACAGGATGATATACCAGAGTTTATTAAGAATATACATGCACTTGATAAAACTATATATGTTAATTTTATAAGAAGTCCTGAAAACTTTAAAGTTGAACCTTTGTTATTTGCAAAGCAGATTGAAGATGCCAGTATGTTGAAAATATACGGATAA
- the rplU gene encoding 50S ribosomal protein L21: MYAVVVTGGKQYRVSEGDVIYVEKLNAEVDSTVEMDNVLILSKDNGEVVVGKPVVEGAKVVAKVAAQGKAKKVLVFKYKRKLDYRKKQGHRQPYTKLVIEKINA; the protein is encoded by the coding sequence ATGTACGCAGTTGTAGTTACTGGAGGAAAGCAATACAGAGTTTCAGAAGGAGACGTTATATACGTTGAAAAATTAAACGCTGAAGTTGATTCAACAGTAGAAATGGATAATGTTCTTATATTAAGCAAAGACAACGGTGAAGTTGTTGTTGGTAAGCCTGTAGTAGAAGGAGCTAAAGTTGTAGCTAAAGTTGCAGCTCAGGGAAAAGCTAAAAAAGTACTTGTTTTCAAGTATAAGAGAAAATTAGACTACAGAAAGAAACAAGGACATAGACAGCCATACACAAAATTAGTTATCGAAAAAATTAATGCATAA
- a CDS encoding ribosomal-processing cysteine protease Prp: MINVKVLKKDNNIVFIETKGHAEYDEYGKDIVCSAVSALCTATLNGIIEVLHIEPGYSIQEDGFLSINLEKLTLDEITACQVLMKTLLLGLQNIEISYSEYINIKVEEVQ, translated from the coding sequence ATGATTAATGTAAAAGTGCTAAAAAAAGATAATAACATTGTATTTATTGAAACAAAAGGTCATGCTGAATATGATGAATACGGGAAGGATATTGTTTGCAGTGCTGTGTCAGCTTTATGTACAGCTACACTAAATGGTATTATAGAAGTGTTACATATAGAGCCTGGGTATTCTATTCAGGAAGATGGTTTTTTAAGTATTAATCTTGAAAAACTTACTTTAGATGAAATCACAGCGTGCCAGGTATTAATGAAAACTTTGTTATTAGGCTTGCAGAATATTGAAATAAGTTATAGTGAATATATAAACATTAAGGTAGAGGAGGTGCAGTAG
- the rpmA gene encoding 50S ribosomal protein L27 yields the protein MILINLQLFAHKKGVGSSRNGRDSESKRLGAKSADGQFVLAGNILVRQRGTKIHPGENVGIGSDDTLYAKIDGTVKYERVGKDKKKASVYPLNVEEVAAE from the coding sequence ATGATACTAATAAACCTTCAGTTATTTGCTCATAAAAAAGGAGTAGGTAGCTCAAGAAACGGCAGAGACAGTGAATCAAAAAGATTAGGAGCTAAAAGCGCTGATGGACAATTTGTTTTAGCAGGTAATATACTTGTTAGACAAAGAGGAACAAAAATCCATCCAGGTGAAAATGTTGGAATAGGCTCAGACGATACTCTTTATGCAAAGATAGACGGCACAGTTAAATATGAAAGAGTAGGAAAAGATAAGAAAAAAGCTAGCGTTTATCCTTTAAATGTAGAAGAAGTTGCAGCTGAATAA